Proteins found in one Falsirhodobacter algicola genomic segment:
- a CDS encoding BMP family ABC transporter substrate-binding protein has protein sequence MKRRLLLATAAALMALPAATFAQGMDKVKACFIYVGPVGDGGWTFQHDQARKALIEEFGDRVDASTYQESVPEGADAERVLTQMALSGCNIIFATSFGYMDAVNNVAAKFPNVKFEHATGYRRDHANVSTYDARFYEGRAVTGTIAGMMTKSDKIGYIGSYPIPENIQGINAAYLAAKKVNPDVTISVVWAYSWFDPAKEADAARALIEQGVDVILQHTDSTAPLAEAAKTEGVIGFGQASDMAEFKPSPRVASIIDNWAPYYIERVGELLDGTYEQGATWAGIAGGEVQIGEITDAVPADVKAEAEKVRDAIASGELHPFTGPLNKQDGTEWLADGETPDDADLAGMNFFVEGITGQIPN, from the coding sequence ATGAAACGCAGACTGCTTCTGGCGACCGCCGCCGCACTGATGGCGCTGCCCGCCGCGACCTTCGCGCAGGGCATGGACAAGGTGAAGGCGTGCTTCATCTATGTCGGCCCGGTGGGCGATGGCGGCTGGACCTTCCAGCACGATCAGGCCCGCAAAGCCCTGATCGAAGAGTTCGGCGACCGCGTCGATGCCAGCACCTATCAGGAATCCGTCCCCGAGGGCGCGGATGCCGAACGCGTGCTGACGCAGATGGCGCTGTCGGGCTGCAACATCATCTTCGCCACCTCCTTCGGGTATATGGACGCGGTGAACAACGTCGCGGCCAAGTTCCCGAACGTGAAGTTCGAACATGCCACCGGCTACCGCCGCGATCATGCGAACGTCTCCACCTATGACGCGCGCTTCTACGAAGGCCGCGCCGTCACCGGCACCATCGCCGGGATGATGACGAAATCGGACAAGATCGGCTATATCGGCTCCTATCCGATCCCGGAGAACATTCAGGGCATCAACGCCGCCTATCTCGCGGCGAAGAAGGTGAACCCGGATGTGACGATCTCGGTCGTGTGGGCCTATAGCTGGTTCGACCCGGCCAAGGAGGCCGACGCCGCCCGCGCGCTGATCGAACAGGGCGTGGACGTGATCCTGCAGCACACCGATTCCACCGCGCCCTTGGCCGAAGCGGCCAAGACCGAGGGTGTGATCGGCTTCGGTCAGGCTTCCGACATGGCGGAGTTCAAACCCTCGCCGCGCGTCGCCTCCATCATCGACAACTGGGCCCCCTACTACATCGAACGTGTGGGCGAGCTGCTGGATGGCACCTACGAACAGGGCGCCACTTGGGCCGGCATCGCGGGCGGCGAGGTTCAGATCGGCGAGATCACGGACGCCGTTCCGGCCGATGTGAAGGCCGAGGCCGAGAAGGTGCGCGACGCCATCGCCTCGGGCGAGCTGCATCCCTTCACCGGCCCGCTGAACAAGCAGGACGGCACCGAATGGCTGGCCGATGGCGAAACGCCGGACGATGCCGATCTTGCCGGCATGAACTTCTTTGTCGAGGGCATCACCGGGCAGATCCCGAACTGA
- a CDS encoding GH25 family lysozyme, with protein sequence MRPHRLLFLLIFVLLSACGSRAPDYVPGLPRQFGDAAPYDWRGRNVPAAYAIHGVDVARYQSNVDWYGLRAHGVRFAFVKATEGGDYVDPMLGRHLSAARAAGVPSSGYHYYYFCRTAQEQAAWFIANVPRRAGDLPPVLDMEWTPTSKTCRRRPPAEEVRQDAATFASIVTAYYGQKPIIYSTVDFFRDNEMWRVPGVEFWLRSVAGHPSEVHPGHDWTFWQYTGTGLIPGVEGRIDINAFRGSEQEWATWLALRQQR encoded by the coding sequence ATGCGCCCTCACCGCCTGCTCTTCCTGCTGATCTTCGTTCTCCTGTCCGCCTGTGGATCGCGGGCACCCGATTACGTTCCGGGCCTGCCGCGCCAGTTCGGCGATGCGGCCCCCTATGATTGGCGGGGGCGCAATGTCCCGGCGGCCTATGCGATCCATGGCGTGGATGTCGCCCGGTATCAAAGCAATGTGGACTGGTACGGCCTGCGCGCCCATGGCGTGCGCTTTGCTTTCGTGAAGGCGACCGAGGGCGGCGATTACGTCGATCCGATGCTGGGCCGCCATCTGTCGGCCGCGCGGGCTGCGGGCGTTCCCAGCAGCGGTTATCACTACTACTATTTCTGCCGCACGGCACAGGAGCAGGCGGCATGGTTCATCGCCAATGTGCCGCGCCGCGCGGGCGATCTGCCGCCCGTCCTCGACATGGAATGGACGCCGACCTCCAAGACCTGCCGCCGCCGCCCCCCGGCCGAAGAGGTGCGTCAAGACGCGGCCACCTTCGCCTCCATCGTCACGGCCTATTACGGGCAGAAGCCGATCATCTATTCGACCGTGGACTTCTTCCGCGACAACGAGATGTGGCGCGTGCCGGGGGTGGAGTTCTGGCTCCGCTCCGTCGCCGGGCACCCGTCCGAGGTGCATCCGGGACATGACTGGACCTTCTGGCAGTACACCGGCACCGGCCTCATTCCGGGGGTCGAAGGGCGCATCGACATCAACGCCTTCCGCGGGTCGGAGCAGGAATGGGCGACATGGCTCGCCCTGCGCCAGCAGCGCTAG
- a CDS encoding metal ABC transporter permease, translated as MLDDFLVRAALAGVGVACATGPLGVFVVWRRMAYFGDATSHAAILGVALALAADMPVALGAALVAGAMGLTVAGLAGRGWAADTVLGVLAHAALGTGLVAISFVQGVRISLETFLFGDILAVSRMDLLTIWGGAALISALIAWRWNRLLLTTVNEDLAHADGVSPMRERLVLTLALALVVALSLKIVGALLISALLIIPAAAARALSRSPEEMVFGATALGAIAALAGLWASWHFDTPAGPSIVTASAALFVLSAVFGRLRRA; from the coding sequence ATGCTTGACGATTTTCTGGTGCGCGCGGCGCTGGCGGGGGTGGGCGTGGCCTGCGCGACCGGGCCGCTCGGCGTGTTCGTCGTCTGGCGGCGGATGGCCTATTTCGGGGATGCGACATCGCATGCCGCGATCCTCGGGGTGGCGCTGGCGCTGGCGGCCGATATGCCGGTCGCCCTTGGGGCCGCGCTGGTTGCGGGGGCGATGGGGCTGACGGTGGCGGGGCTCGCGGGCCGGGGCTGGGCCGCCGACACGGTGCTGGGGGTGCTGGCGCATGCCGCGCTCGGGACCGGGCTCGTCGCGATCAGCTTCGTGCAGGGCGTGCGCATCAGCCTCGAGACGTTCCTCTTCGGCGATATCCTTGCCGTGTCGCGGATGGATCTGCTGACCATCTGGGGCGGGGCCGCGCTGATCTCGGCGCTGATCGCATGGCGCTGGAACCGCCTGCTGCTGACCACCGTGAACGAGGATCTGGCCCATGCCGACGGCGTGTCCCCCATGCGGGAGCGGCTGGTGCTGACGCTGGCGCTGGCGCTGGTGGTGGCGCTGTCGCTGAAGATCGTGGGCGCGCTTCTGATCTCGGCGCTGCTGATCATTCCGGCGGCGGCGGCGCGGGCGCTGTCCCGCAGCCCCGAAGAGATGGTGTTCGGCGCGACGGCCCTTGGCGCGATCGCCGCGCTGGCGGGGCTGTGGGCTTCATGGCATTTCGACACACCGGCCGGGCCGTCCATCGTGACGGCCTCGGCGGCGCTGTTCGTGCTGTCGGCGGTGTTCGGACGGTTGCGCCGGGCCTAG
- a CDS encoding metal ABC transporter ATP-binding protein produces the protein MSLLSAENVSVTLGAQPVLRDVSLSLDPAEIVTIVGPNGSGKSTLLRTLLGIVPVEAGRVRRAPRLRLGYVPQKLALDPTLPLPVGRFLSLPHRRSAADIGAVLARVGLPGVERRMLSGLSGGQMQRVLLARALLANPQAILMDEPTQGLDQPGEAAFYRLLEEVRQETGAAVLMVSHDLHVVMAASDRVVCLNGHVCCEGAPRVVSNAPEYRALFGEGTRGALALYRHHHNHDHDGCDHA, from the coding sequence ATGAGCCTTCTATCCGCCGAGAATGTCAGCGTCACGCTGGGCGCCCAACCGGTGCTGCGCGATGTGTCCCTGAGCCTCGATCCGGCCGAGATCGTCACCATCGTCGGCCCGAACGGGTCGGGGAAATCGACGCTGCTGCGCACCCTTCTGGGGATCGTCCCGGTCGAGGCCGGGCGCGTGAGGCGCGCGCCGCGCCTCCGGCTCGGCTATGTGCCGCAGAAGCTGGCGCTGGATCCGACCCTGCCGCTGCCGGTCGGGCGTTTCCTGTCGCTGCCGCATCGCAGATCCGCCGCCGATATCGGTGCCGTTCTGGCCCGCGTCGGCCTGCCGGGGGTGGAGCGGCGGATGCTTTCGGGCCTGTCCGGCGGGCAGATGCAGCGCGTGCTTCTGGCGCGGGCGCTGCTGGCCAATCCGCAGGCCATCCTGATGGACGAACCGACGCAGGGCCTCGATCAGCCCGGCGAGGCCGCGTTCTACCGTTTGCTGGAAGAGGTACGGCAGGAAACCGGCGCGGCCGTTCTGATGGTCAGCCACGATCTGCATGTGGTCATGGCCGCTTCGGACCGGGTGGTCTGCCTGAACGGGCATGTCTGCTGCGAAGGCGCGCCGCGGGTCGTGTCGAACGCGCCCGAATACCGCGCGCTTTTCGGCGAGGGGACGCGCGGGGCGCTCGCGCTCTATCGCCATCACCACAATCACGATCACGACGGGTGCGACCATGCTTGA
- a CDS encoding Fur family transcriptional regulator, protein MDPLPFGCHDHAHCAGDLLARAEAMAAERKLRLTPVRRRVLEILLEEHRALGAYDVLERLAAEGFGNQPPVAYRALEFLVEQGFAHRIRRLNAFAACMHPGEAHAPAFLICRSCNQVAEAPAEPVRAALEQAAGERGFVIERSNIEAVGRCPSCREAA, encoded by the coding sequence ATGGACCCATTGCCCTTCGGATGTCACGATCATGCGCATTGCGCCGGTGATCTGCTGGCCCGGGCCGAGGCCATGGCCGCGGAACGCAAGCTGCGGCTGACCCCGGTGCGCCGCCGCGTGCTGGAAATCCTGCTGGAGGAACACCGCGCGCTGGGCGCCTATGACGTTCTGGAACGCCTCGCGGCGGAAGGGTTCGGCAACCAGCCGCCCGTTGCCTATCGCGCGCTGGAATTTCTGGTGGAGCAGGGCTTTGCCCACCGCATCCGCCGCCTCAACGCCTTTGCCGCCTGCATGCATCCCGGCGAGGCGCATGCCCCGGCCTTCCTGATCTGCCGGTCCTGCAATCAGGTTGCCGAAGCGCCCGCCGAGCCGGTGCGCGCCGCGCTGGAGCAGGCGGCGGGGGAGCGGGGCTTCGTCATCGAACGTTCCAACATCGAGGCCGTGGGCCGGTGCCCCTCCTGCCGCGAGGCCGCATGA
- a CDS encoding zinc ABC transporter substrate-binding protein — protein sequence MRYTISLALASLCTPAFADVKVVTDISPVHSLVAQVMEGVGTPDELLPMGADPHHFQLRPSQARNLQDADLVIWAGPEMSPWLSSTLSSLSADDLQLLHVEGLHAHQYAADAHDDEDEDEDDHAGHDHDDHADHDHHDHDDHDEEEGEEHHHHDGLDPHAWLNPDNAILWLGAIAEKLSAIDPDNAATYAANAERAEAGIEELDAKLKAELAPIQGKSFVVFHDAYTYFTEHYGLSLAGSISPGDASSPSAARLAAIRNEAGPSTCIFPEVQHDPKLSAQMAEDADVKLGDALDPEGSQLEPGPQLYATLMETLSSSLVACLK from the coding sequence ATGCGTTATACCATATCGCTCGCATTGGCGAGCCTCTGCACCCCGGCCTTTGCCGATGTGAAGGTCGTGACCGACATCTCTCCGGTGCACTCGCTCGTGGCGCAGGTGATGGAGGGTGTGGGCACGCCGGACGAACTGCTGCCCATGGGCGCCGATCCGCACCACTTCCAGCTTCGCCCCAGCCAAGCGCGCAACCTACAAGACGCGGATCTGGTGATCTGGGCCGGGCCGGAGATGTCGCCATGGCTGTCGAGCACGCTGTCCAGCCTGTCGGCGGACGATCTGCAGCTTTTGCATGTGGAGGGCTTGCACGCCCACCAATATGCCGCGGATGCCCATGACGACGAGGACGAGGACGAGGACGATCACGCGGGCCACGACCACGACGATCACGCGGACCACGATCATCACGATCACGACGACCACGACGAAGAGGAAGGCGAGGAGCATCACCACCATGACGGCCTCGACCCCCATGCGTGGCTGAACCCGGACAACGCCATCCTGTGGCTGGGCGCCATCGCCGAAAAGCTGTCGGCGATCGACCCGGACAACGCGGCCACCTATGCCGCGAACGCCGAACGGGCCGAGGCCGGGATCGAAGAGCTGGACGCCAAGCTGAAGGCCGAACTCGCCCCGATCCAAGGCAAGTCCTTCGTCGTCTTCCACGACGCCTATACTTATTTCACCGAGCATTACGGCCTGTCGCTCGCCGGGTCGATCTCGCCGGGCGATGCCTCCTCCCCTTCGGCGGCGCGGCTGGCGGCGATCCGCAACGAAGCCGGCCCCTCCACCTGCATCTTCCCCGAAGTGCAGCATGATCCGAAGCTTTCGGCCCAGATGGCCGAGGATGCGGACGTGAAGCTGGGCGATGCGCTCGACCCCGAGGGCAGCCAACTGGAGCCGGGCCCGCAGCTCTACGCCACCTTGATGGAGACGCTCTCCTCCTCCCTCGTCGCCTGCCTGAAATAA
- a CDS encoding diacylglycerol/lipid kinase family protein: MPLDPTTICVIANPRSGRNSQDAQAIHAAMEVFGTATLRHWQDGEDMKDAVRRAVDDGFTTIVAAGGDGTVMGVANALVHGDANLAVLPLGTFNYYARGLQLPQDPRAAAQAILNGHPHRISVGAVNGTVFLNNASLGIYPAILKQRESVYERFGRRRIAAHWSVLKTFMRYRKPWRVTLSMNGRTQTVSTPLIFVARSAYQLERFGLPGAAEISDDDLVLFIAQAEGRLALLKTTWRLCTRKVALNRDVTLLHADSFTIDTRKSSLLAAYDGEKSRMPTPIRFEILRDALSIILPDAADRVDTP, from the coding sequence ATGCCCCTCGACCCCACGACGATCTGCGTGATCGCCAACCCCCGATCCGGCCGCAACAGCCAGGACGCGCAGGCGATCCACGCGGCGATGGAGGTGTTCGGCACGGCGACCCTGCGCCATTGGCAGGATGGCGAGGATATGAAGGACGCCGTCCGCCGCGCGGTCGATGACGGTTTCACCACCATCGTCGCGGCGGGGGGCGACGGCACGGTGATGGGCGTCGCCAATGCGCTGGTCCATGGCGATGCGAACCTCGCGGTCCTGCCGCTTGGCACCTTCAACTACTACGCCCGCGGGCTGCAACTGCCGCAGGATCCGCGCGCCGCGGCGCAGGCCATCCTGAACGGGCACCCCCACCGCATTTCCGTCGGGGCCGTGAACGGCACGGTGTTCCTGAACAATGCCAGCCTCGGCATCTATCCCGCCATCTTGAAGCAGCGCGAAAGCGTGTATGAGCGTTTCGGCCGCCGCCGCATCGCCGCCCATTGGTCCGTGCTCAAGACCTTCATGCGCTATCGCAAGCCGTGGCGTGTCACGCTGTCGATGAACGGGCGGACGCAGACGGTCAGCACGCCGCTGATCTTCGTCGCCCGCTCCGCCTATCAACTGGAGCGGTTCGGCCTGCCCGGCGCGGCGGAGATCAGCGACGACGATCTCGTCCTCTTCATCGCGCAGGCCGAAGGGCGGCTGGCCCTGCTGAAGACGACGTGGCGGCTGTGCACGCGCAAGGTCGCGCTGAACCGCGACGTGACCCTTCTGCACGCCGACAGCTTTACCATCGACACCCGCAAATCGAGCCTTTTGGCTGCCTATGACGGAGAGAAGTCCCGCATGCCCACCCCCATCCGATTCGAGATCCTGCGCGATGCGCTGTCGATCATCCTGCCGGACGCTGCCGATCGGGTGGATACGCCGTGA
- a CDS encoding metallophosphoesterase family protein — MRRIVHLSDLHFGRTSPALLEPLLDRTNALKPDLCVISGDFTQRARNSQFAEARAFIDRIDAPLLAVPGNHDTPLDNLPMRLLRPWARYRRHIDADLEPTFENDRLKVVGVNTVNRWAHQTGRLRDQTLRRVCEAFSTAGDKARVVVLHHPLEHLEGTDKRLMRGAAKALRAFADCGADVVLCGHIHTTHIGPFTTAPGLLFVQAGTGLSTRLRQQDNSFNVLDVSRAEITVRAISADHEARFEETAAIRFRRAPEGWLRLDDPRPA; from the coding sequence GTGAGACGGATCGTCCATCTGTCGGACCTGCATTTCGGCCGCACCTCCCCCGCCCTTCTGGAACCGCTTCTCGACCGCACGAACGCGCTGAAGCCCGATCTCTGCGTCATCTCCGGCGATTTCACCCAACGCGCCCGCAATTCCCAATTCGCCGAGGCGCGGGCCTTCATCGACCGCATCGATGCGCCGCTGCTGGCGGTGCCGGGCAATCATGACACGCCGCTCGACAATCTGCCGATGCGGCTGCTGCGCCCATGGGCGCGCTACCGCCGCCATATCGACGCCGATCTGGAACCGACCTTCGAGAATGACCGCCTGAAGGTCGTCGGGGTGAATACGGTGAACCGCTGGGCGCATCAGACCGGGCGGCTGCGCGATCAGACGCTGCGGCGGGTCTGCGAGGCGTTCTCCACCGCGGGCGACAAGGCGCGCGTCGTCGTGCTGCACCACCCGCTGGAGCATCTGGAGGGCACGGACAAACGCCTGATGCGCGGCGCGGCGAAGGCGCTGCGGGCCTTTGCCGATTGCGGGGCGGATGTCGTTCTGTGCGGGCATATCCACACCACCCATATCGGGCCGTTCACCACCGCGCCGGGGCTGCTGTTCGTGCAGGCGGGCACTGGGCTTTCGACGCGGCTGCGCCAGCAGGATAACAGCTTCAACGTGCTCGATGTCTCGCGCGCCGAGATCACCGTGCGCGCCATCTCGGCCGATCACGAGGCCCGGTTCGAGGAAACCGCCGCCATCCGTTTCCGCCGCGCCCCCGAAGGGTGGCTGCGGCTGGACGATCCGCGCCCGGCCTAG
- the uraH gene encoding hydroxyisourate hydrolase, whose protein sequence is MGRLTTHVLDTARGRPAAGVRIELRRGGALLATTVTNADGRTDAPVAQPIEAGDYELLFHAGDYLRATGQDDGFLDLVPLRFCVADAEAHYHVPLLLSPFAYSTYRGS, encoded by the coding sequence ATGGGACGACTGACAACGCATGTACTCGATACGGCCCGCGGCCGGCCCGCCGCCGGTGTTCGGATCGAACTTCGCCGGGGCGGGGCGCTTCTTGCGACGACGGTGACGAATGCCGATGGCCGCACCGATGCCCCCGTGGCCCAGCCGATCGAGGCGGGCGACTATGAACTGCTGTTCCACGCGGGCGATTATCTGCGCGCGACGGGGCAGGATGACGGCTTTCTCGATCTGGTGCCGCTGCGGTTCTGCGTCGCGGATGCAGAGGCCCATTATCATGTGCCGCTGCTGCTCTCTCCCTTCGCCTATTCCACCTATCGCGGCAGCTAG
- the puuE gene encoding allantoinase PuuE, giving the protein MNRYPRNLSGHGGRPPAAAWPGDAKVAISLVLNHEEGGENSILHGDAASEAFLSDIAGASMWPGERHWNMESIYDYGARAGFWRLHDIFTARGLPVTIYGVATALARSPEQVAAMTAAGWDIASHGLKWVEHRGMDEAEERRQIAEAIRLHTEVVGTPPRGWYTGRCSANTVRLTAETGAFDWISDTYDDDLPYWLEVGERDQLVIPYTLEANDMRFATAPGYITGEQFFQYLKDAFDTLWNEGDNGRPKMMSIGLHSRLIGRPGKAAGLIRFLDYALQKGGAWFATRSQIADHWRSAHPHIRRERPSQMDRDAFVARFGGIFEHSPWIAEGAWQLELGPAHDSATGLHNALCRVFRSAEPEARLRVLNAHPDLAGKLAAARRLTPDSTAEQASAGLDALTDAERAEFQRLNTDYVARHGFPFIIAVRDHDKAGILEAFRTRIAHDRDTEFAAACRQVERIAFLRLKDLL; this is encoded by the coding sequence ATGAATCGCTACCCCCGCAATCTGTCCGGCCATGGCGGCCGCCCGCCCGCGGCCGCATGGCCCGGCGACGCAAAGGTCGCCATCAGCCTCGTGCTGAACCACGAAGAAGGCGGCGAGAATTCAATTCTGCATGGCGATGCGGCCTCCGAAGCGTTCCTCTCCGACATCGCCGGTGCCAGCATGTGGCCCGGAGAGCGGCATTGGAACATGGAATCCATCTACGATTATGGCGCGCGGGCCGGGTTCTGGCGTCTGCACGACATCTTCACCGCGCGCGGCCTGCCCGTCACCATCTATGGCGTCGCGACGGCGCTGGCCCGCAGCCCCGAGCAGGTCGCGGCGATGACGGCGGCGGGGTGGGATATCGCCTCGCACGGGCTGAAATGGGTCGAACATCGCGGCATGGACGAGGCCGAGGAGCGCCGCCAGATCGCCGAAGCCATCCGCCTGCATACCGAGGTGGTGGGCACCCCGCCCCGCGGCTGGTACACGGGGCGCTGTTCGGCCAACACGGTGCGCCTGACGGCGGAGACGGGGGCCTTCGACTGGATCTCCGACACCTATGACGACGATCTGCCCTATTGGCTGGAGGTGGGGGAGCGGGATCAACTCGTCATCCCCTATACGCTGGAGGCCAATGACATGCGCTTTGCCACCGCCCCCGGCTACATCACCGGCGAGCAGTTCTTCCAGTATCTGAAGGATGCCTTCGACACGCTGTGGAACGAAGGCGACAATGGGCGGCCTAAGATGATGTCGATCGGCCTGCATTCGCGCCTGATCGGGCGGCCCGGCAAGGCGGCGGGGCTGATCCGTTTCCTCGACTATGCGCTGCAAAAGGGCGGCGCGTGGTTCGCGACCCGCAGCCAGATCGCCGATCACTGGCGCAGCGCCCATCCCCATATCCGGCGCGAGCGCCCCTCGCAGATGGACCGCGACGCCTTCGTCGCGCGATTCGGCGGCATCTTCGAGCATTCGCCTTGGATCGCCGAGGGCGCGTGGCAGCTGGAGCTTGGCCCCGCGCATGACAGCGCCACCGGGCTGCACAACGCCCTCTGCCGCGTGTTCCGCAGCGCAGAGCCGGAGGCGCGGCTGCGCGTGCTGAACGCCCATCCCGATCTGGCCGGCAAGCTGGCCGCCGCGCGCCGCCTGACGCCCGACAGCACTGCCGAACAGGCCAGCGCCGGGCTCGATGCCCTGACCGATGCGGAACGGGCGGAATTTCAGCGCCTGAACACAGACTATGTCGCGCGCCATGGCTTTCCCTTCATCATCGCCGTGCGCGATCACGACAAGGCGGGCATCCTTGAGGCCTTCCGCACCCGCATCGCCCATGACCGCGACACCGAGTTCGCCGCCGCCTGCCGGCAGGTCGAACGCATTGCCTTCCTCCGGCTGAAAGATCTGCTGTGA
- a CDS encoding bifunctional allantoicase/(S)-ureidoglycine aminohydrolase: MTRYYTPPGGLPPQTQLMTGRAIFTDAYAFIPKGVFSDIVTSFLPGWDDTRLWLIARPMTGFSETFSQYVMEVAPGGGSDAPEPEAAAQGVLFITDGTPCLTLDGTRHDLRAGHYVYIPAGVPWSLRNPGDGPARFHWIRKIWDGAGLPRPEPIIRHESDTPPTPMPDTEGRWATTRFVDPADLRHDMHVTIVTFQPGGVIPFEETHVMEHGLYVLEGKAVYKLNQDWVEVEAGDFMWLRAFCPQACYAAGPGPFRYLLYKDVNRHAGLRIR; encoded by the coding sequence GTGACACGCTACTACACCCCGCCGGGCGGATTGCCGCCCCAGACGCAATTGATGACCGGCCGCGCGATCTTCACCGACGCCTATGCGTTCATCCCCAAGGGCGTGTTCTCCGACATCGTGACCAGCTTCCTGCCGGGATGGGACGATACGCGCCTGTGGCTGATCGCACGCCCGATGACGGGCTTTTCCGAAACCTTCAGCCAATATGTCATGGAGGTCGCACCCGGCGGCGGATCGGACGCGCCGGAGCCCGAGGCGGCGGCGCAGGGCGTCCTCTTCATCACGGACGGAACCCCCTGCCTGACGCTGGACGGCACGCGGCACGATCTGCGCGCCGGGCATTACGTCTATATCCCCGCGGGCGTTCCATGGTCGCTGCGCAATCCCGGCGACGGGCCCGCGCGCTTTCACTGGATCCGCAAGATCTGGGACGGCGCGGGCCTTCCCCGCCCCGAACCGATCATCCGGCACGAAAGCGACACCCCGCCCACCCCCATGCCGGACACCGAAGGCCGCTGGGCCACGACGCGCTTCGTCGATCCGGCCGATCTGCGCCACGACATGCATGTCACCATCGTCACCTTCCAGCCCGGCGGCGTCATCCCCTTCGAGGAGACGCATGTGATGGAGCATGGCCTCTACGTCCTCGAGGGGAAGGCCGTCTACAAACTCAACCAAGACTGGGTGGAGGTGGAGGCCGGAGATTTCATGTGGCTGCGCGCCTTCTGCCCGCAGGCCTGCTACGCCGCAGGTCCGGGGCCGTTCCGCTATCTCCTCTACAAGGACGTGAACCGCCATGCGGGGCTGCGCATCCGATGA
- a CDS encoding ureidoglycolate lyase: MILRIEPLTAAAFAPFGDVLEAEGPPDMIINQGLCGRFHDRARLEAEGGRLGISLFRAEPRSLPYRLEMMERHPHGSQAFIPMSAHPFLVIVAPDAGGIPGQPRAFQTACYQGINLHRATWHGVLTPLHAPGLFAVIDRIGGTPNLEEHWLETPCTIV, from the coding sequence ATGATCCTGCGCATAGAGCCGCTGACCGCAGCCGCCTTCGCGCCCTTCGGCGACGTGCTGGAGGCCGAGGGCCCGCCGGATATGATCATCAATCAGGGCCTGTGCGGGCGCTTCCACGACCGCGCGCGCCTCGAGGCGGAGGGCGGACGCCTCGGCATCTCCCTCTTCCGGGCCGAGCCGCGCAGCCTGCCCTACCGGCTGGAGATGATGGAGCGTCATCCCCATGGCAGTCAGGCCTTCATCCCGATGAGCGCGCATCCCTTTCTGGTCATCGTCGCGCCGGATGCGGGCGGGATTCCGGGGCAGCCGCGCGCTTTTCAAACTGCCTGTTATCAAGGCATCAACCTTCACAGGGCCACTTGGCACGGCGTTTTGACGCCCCTGCACGCGCCCGGCCTTTTTGCGGTGATTGACCGAATCGGAGGCACTCCGAACCTAGAGGAGCATTGGCTGGAAACGCCCTGCACCATCGTCTGA